Proteins from a genomic interval of Coccinella septempunctata chromosome 2, icCocSept1.1, whole genome shotgun sequence:
- the LOC123308601 gene encoding uncharacterized protein LOC123308601, translated as MYTLGAITFFAVVAAASASLHGIHGGAVIAGPAGSITANGLGHAAVVGPTGLNLGHAGLGLGVLGAPGLLAARGLGLGALGPLGLAAHLDVGHGGLVGSGIEGQWVPDINEHLYDDGSYKPHVYEVKDSASPVGVLVPAGSGLEGQWVPDINERLHDDGSYKPEIYGA; from the exons ATGTACACTCTG GGAGCCATCACTTTCTTCGCTGTAGTAGCTGCAGCTTCTGCCAGCCTCCATGGTATCCACGGAGGTGCAGTAATTGCAGGACCAGCTGGTTCCATCACCGCCAACGGCCTAGGCCACGCCGCAGTGGTCGGACCTACAGGCCTTAACTTAGGACACGCCGGTCTTGGTCTTGGAGTCCTTGGCGCCCCAGGACTCTTGGCTGCCCGTGGATTGGGTCTTGGAGCTCTCGGACCACTTGGACTAGCTGCTCATCTTGACGTTGGTCATGGTGGTCTCGTAGGATCCGGAATCGAAGGACAATGGGTCCCAGACATCAACGAACACCTTTACGATGACGGTTCTTACAAACCTCACGTATACG aaGTCAAAGATTCAGCTT CACCAGTTGGAGTTTTGGTACCTGCCGGATCAGGCTTGGAAGGACAATGGGTGCCTGATATCAACGAGAGGCTTCACGACGATGGTTCTTACAAACCAGAGATCTACGGAGCTTGA